Proteins from a single region of Bactrocera neohumeralis isolate Rockhampton unplaced genomic scaffold, APGP_CSIRO_Bneo_wtdbg2-racon-allhic-juicebox.fasta_v2 cluster10, whole genome shotgun sequence:
- the LOC126764892 gene encoding putative nuclease HARBI1 isoform X2, translating to MMEEEQQHSLKRRILRDKSNPLELPESTFIAQYRLNKEAFVMVLDKIQPRLRSSTIPAVLQLAATLRFVAEGAYQRSVGNDANISMARSTISEVLTRVIKTLEHSICNQWIQLAMGASEKQYSKDYFYNKYRIPGIIGCIDGTHIKVIKPSTDEHLYFNRKGFFSMNAMIVCDSNMTIRAVDARYPGSSHDAFVWSISTVRQHFLREYEIGDRTSRLLGDSGYGIEPFLLTPYRDSEYGSPQNTFNRAHSSARNVIERTIGLLKSRFRCLQV from the exons ATGATGGAGGAGGAGCAGCAACACAGTTTAAAGCGGCGAATATTGCGAGATAAGAGCAACCCTCTCGAGCTGCCGGAGTCAAC ATTTATTGCTCAATATCGCTTAAACAAAGAAGCTTTTGTTATGGTATTGGACAAAATTCAGCCACGCTTACGTTCATCGACGATTCCCGCAGTACTTCAACTTGCTGCAACGCTTCGTTTTGTGGCCGAAGGCGCATATCAGCgatcagtgggaaatgatgcaAACATAAGTATGGCAAGAAGCACTATATCTGAAGTGCTAACACGAGTGATAAAAACATTAGAACATTCTATATGTAATCAATGGATACAACTTGCAATGGGAGCCAGTGAAAAACAATACTCCAAAgactatttttataacaaatatagaATTCCTGGCATCATTGGCTGCATCGATGGaacacatattaaagttataaaGCCTTCCACTGATGAACACCTCTACTTTAATAGAAAAGGATTCTTCAGTATGAACGCTATGATT GTTTGCGACAGTAATATGACGATTCGTGCAGTAGATGCAAGGTATCCTGGATCCAGTCATGATGCGTTTGTTTGGAGCATAAGCACCGTTCGACAGCACTTTCTTAGGGAGTACGAAATTGGCGATCGAACTTCCAGGTTACTAGGAGACAGTGGATATGGTATTGAACCGTTCTTGTTAACTCCATACAGAGATTCTGAGTACGGCTCACCGCAAAATACTTTTAACAGGGCTCATTCTTCGGCACGCAATGTGATTGAAAGAACGATAGGCCTTTTAAAAAGTCGCTTTCGATGCTTACAAG TGTAA
- the LOC126764892 gene encoding putative nuclease HARBI1 isoform X1, translated as MAAAIAILLMMEEEQQHSLKRRILRDKSNPLELPESTFIAQYRLNKEAFVMVLDKIQPRLRSSTIPAVLQLAATLRFVAEGAYQRSVGNDANISMARSTISEVLTRVIKTLEHSICNQWIQLAMGASEKQYSKDYFYNKYRIPGIIGCIDGTHIKVIKPSTDEHLYFNRKGFFSMNAMIVCDSNMTIRAVDARYPGSSHDAFVWSISTVRQHFLREYEIGDRTSRLLGDSGYGIEPFLLTPYRDSEYGSPQNTFNRAHSSARNVIERTIGLLKSRFRCLQV; from the exons ATGGCAGCTGCAATTGCCATATTACTTATGATGGAGGAGGAGCAGCAACACAGTTTAAAGCGGCGAATATTGCGAGATAAGAGCAACCCTCTCGAGCTGCCGGAGTCAAC ATTTATTGCTCAATATCGCTTAAACAAAGAAGCTTTTGTTATGGTATTGGACAAAATTCAGCCACGCTTACGTTCATCGACGATTCCCGCAGTACTTCAACTTGCTGCAACGCTTCGTTTTGTGGCCGAAGGCGCATATCAGCgatcagtgggaaatgatgcaAACATAAGTATGGCAAGAAGCACTATATCTGAAGTGCTAACACGAGTGATAAAAACATTAGAACATTCTATATGTAATCAATGGATACAACTTGCAATGGGAGCCAGTGAAAAACAATACTCCAAAgactatttttataacaaatatagaATTCCTGGCATCATTGGCTGCATCGATGGaacacatattaaagttataaaGCCTTCCACTGATGAACACCTCTACTTTAATAGAAAAGGATTCTTCAGTATGAACGCTATGATT GTTTGCGACAGTAATATGACGATTCGTGCAGTAGATGCAAGGTATCCTGGATCCAGTCATGATGCGTTTGTTTGGAGCATAAGCACCGTTCGACAGCACTTTCTTAGGGAGTACGAAATTGGCGATCGAACTTCCAGGTTACTAGGAGACAGTGGATATGGTATTGAACCGTTCTTGTTAACTCCATACAGAGATTCTGAGTACGGCTCACCGCAAAATACTTTTAACAGGGCTCATTCTTCGGCACGCAATGTGATTGAAAGAACGATAGGCCTTTTAAAAAGTCGCTTTCGATGCTTACAAG TGTAA
- the LOC126764892 gene encoding putative nuclease HARBI1 isoform X3, whose protein sequence is MVLDKIQPRLRSSTIPAVLQLAATLRFVAEGAYQRSVGNDANISMARSTISEVLTRVIKTLEHSICNQWIQLAMGASEKQYSKDYFYNKYRIPGIIGCIDGTHIKVIKPSTDEHLYFNRKGFFSMNAMIVCDSNMTIRAVDARYPGSSHDAFVWSISTVRQHFLREYEIGDRTSRLLGDSGYGIEPFLLTPYRDSEYGSPQNTFNRAHSSARNVIERTIGLLKSRFRCLQV, encoded by the exons ATGGTATTGGACAAAATTCAGCCACGCTTACGTTCATCGACGATTCCCGCAGTACTTCAACTTGCTGCAACGCTTCGTTTTGTGGCCGAAGGCGCATATCAGCgatcagtgggaaatgatgcaAACATAAGTATGGCAAGAAGCACTATATCTGAAGTGCTAACACGAGTGATAAAAACATTAGAACATTCTATATGTAATCAATGGATACAACTTGCAATGGGAGCCAGTGAAAAACAATACTCCAAAgactatttttataacaaatatagaATTCCTGGCATCATTGGCTGCATCGATGGaacacatattaaagttataaaGCCTTCCACTGATGAACACCTCTACTTTAATAGAAAAGGATTCTTCAGTATGAACGCTATGATT GTTTGCGACAGTAATATGACGATTCGTGCAGTAGATGCAAGGTATCCTGGATCCAGTCATGATGCGTTTGTTTGGAGCATAAGCACCGTTCGACAGCACTTTCTTAGGGAGTACGAAATTGGCGATCGAACTTCCAGGTTACTAGGAGACAGTGGATATGGTATTGAACCGTTCTTGTTAACTCCATACAGAGATTCTGAGTACGGCTCACCGCAAAATACTTTTAACAGGGCTCATTCTTCGGCACGCAATGTGATTGAAAGAACGATAGGCCTTTTAAAAAGTCGCTTTCGATGCTTACAAG TGTAA
- the LOC126764904 gene encoding uncharacterized protein LOC126764904, with the protein MEKYPDIARGFTKREKALVDSLWQQLAESLNSAGPPIKDVNGWKKIWTDWKSEVKKKLAQNKIEARATGGGPFSKYTLNQTEETIVRICGMAQSVGGVSGLSFGLEEEYLISSDDDIPSTSAKRPRLDTSIAQKPTPKETTNERLKKFIEYDKEWKQDISNKMDAILEFQKIGRETDKALVSAVNNLTQEFKKFSKKMLEVLRKHEEEEYDPLEEYG; encoded by the exons ATGGAGAAGTATCCCGACATCGCCAGAGGGTTTACCAAACGAGAAAAGGCGCTTGTGGACTCCCTTTGGCAACAATTAGCAGAGTCGCTTAACAGCGCAGGCCCGCCAATAAAGGATGTGAACGGTTGGAAGAAG ATATGGACGGACTGGAAAAGCGAAGTGAAAAAGAAGTTGGCGCAGAATAAAATCGAAGCCCGAGCCACTGGTGGAGGACCATTTTCTAAGTATACATTGAACCAAACGGAGGAAACCATTGTACGCATTTGTGGAATGGCTCAGAGTGTTGGAGGGGTTTCGGGACTATCATTTGGTCTCGAGGAAGAATATTTAATATCAAGCGATGACGATATCCCTTCAACTTCTGCGAAACGTCCTCGTCTTGACACCTCTATCGCTCAAAAACCTACgccaaaagaaacaacaaatgaGCGgctaaaaaagtttattgagtACGACAAAGAATGGAAGCAGGATATATCTAACAAAATGGATGCTATCctcgaatttcaaaaaattgggagGGAGACAGACAAGGCTTTAGTTAGCGCGGTTAATAACCTAACACAGGAATTCaaaaaattcagcaaaaaaaTGCTTGAAGTATTACGCAAACATGAGGAGGAGGAGTATGATCCCTTGGAAGAGTATGGCTGA
- the LOC126764906 gene encoding uncharacterized protein LOC126764906, translating into MDDREIEALLNDSDLDFSGESDDEYLPSDFMETDSEEGAGIMEMGGEEGADVMEMDGEDAGVELVQNETNSGEESQNTLRSALWRTTEMTPRGPDISEDVLVSEGTSDMNILYCFFEYLGVEFWELVAEQSNLYSAQKRDLKSLNTNAIEMIKFAGVHLMMGNLKYPQDLNKPNADDKLWKIRPLIDPILKRCHKLSRSKNMSIDEQMIPFS; encoded by the exons ATGGACGACCGAGAAATTGAGGCTTTATTGAATGATAGCGACTTGGACTTCTCTGGAGAAAGCGATGATGAGTACCTACCATCAGATTTCATGGAAACGGACAGCGAAGAAGGTGCAGGTATCATGGAAATGGGTGGCGAAGAGGGTGCAGATGTCATGGAAATGGATGGCGAAGATGCAGGTGTGGAACTGGTACAGAACGAGACGAATTCAGGAGAGGAATCGCAGAATACACTGCGTTCAGCGTTGTGGCGCACTACTGAAATGACTCCTCGTGGGCCAGACATTTCAGAGGATGTACTTGTTTCGGAGGGTACTTCAGACATGAATATATTGTACTGCTTTTTTGAGTATCTGGGCGTAGAATTCTGGGAGTTAGTAGCAGAGCAGAGCAACCTATATTCGGCACAAAAGCGGGATTTAAAATCGTTGAACACGAACGCTATTGAAATGATTAAATTTGCAGGCGTGCACTTGATGATGGGCAACCTCAAATATCCTCAAG ATCTAAATAAGCCAAATGCTGATGACAAACTATGGAAAATAAGACCACTAATAGACCCCATTTTGAAGAGATGCCATAAGTTGTCACGGTCTAAGAATATGTCCATAGACGAACAAATGATTCCATTTTCATGA